A single Leptotrichia trevisanii DSM 22070 DNA region contains:
- the prmA gene encoding 50S ribosomal protein L11 methyltransferase, with protein MKWIKVKVDYFSDDLEETKIKLVNMFDEIGIKQIEVIDYFSENELDYNVNFSSKNDVWSIIGYIVDNRFANTKLNIIFNNLKEFQNADTEFMYEIYTAKCNDEDWQDEWKKYFHTINITDNIVIKPSWDKYEPSGNEIVIEIDPGLAFGTGTHETTSLCVEFLEKYAENREKVLDIGCGSGILMLIGKKLGVKKVVGIDIDEKVRDVVLENFSKNDINNDFEVIIGNLVDDVNEKYDLVVSNILVDVLEKLLEDIEKILEKGATVIFSGILNEKEEAFVKKAGNYNLRQIDRKEKNNWVSFVFKYEN; from the coding sequence ATGAAATGGATAAAAGTAAAGGTAGATTATTTTTCAGATGATTTGGAAGAAACTAAAATAAAATTGGTAAATATGTTTGATGAAATTGGGATTAAGCAAATTGAAGTAATTGATTATTTTTCTGAAAATGAACTTGATTATAATGTCAATTTTTCTAGTAAAAATGATGTTTGGAGCATAATTGGGTATATTGTGGATAATAGATTTGCAAATACAAAATTAAATATTATTTTTAATAACTTAAAGGAATTTCAGAATGCAGATACGGAATTTATGTATGAAATTTACACAGCCAAATGCAATGACGAAGACTGGCAGGATGAATGGAAAAAATATTTTCACACTATAAATATAACTGACAATATTGTTATAAAGCCTAGCTGGGATAAATACGAGCCATCTGGTAATGAAATTGTGATTGAAATTGATCCAGGGCTTGCTTTCGGTACAGGGACGCATGAAACGACTTCACTGTGTGTGGAATTTTTGGAAAAATATGCAGAAAACAGGGAGAAAGTGCTGGATATAGGATGTGGATCAGGGATTCTGATGTTAATTGGAAAAAAATTAGGTGTGAAAAAGGTTGTTGGAATTGATATTGATGAAAAAGTTCGGGATGTGGTTTTGGAAAACTTTTCTAAAAATGATATAAATAACGATTTTGAAGTGATAATTGGAAATCTTGTGGATGATGTGAATGAAAAATATGATTTGGTTGTGTCAAATATTTTGGTAGATGTTCTGGAAAAGTTGCTTGAAGATATAGAAAAGATTTTGGAAAAAGGTGCAACGGTTATTTTTTCTGGAATTTTGAATGAAAAGGAAGAGGCGTTTGTAAAAAAGGCTGGAAATTATAATTTGAGGCAAATTGATAGAAAAGAAAAAAATAATTGGGTATCGTTTGTTTTTAAATATGAAAATTAA
- the cmk gene encoding (d)CMP kinase has protein sequence MIIAIDGPAGSGKSTIAKLIADDLGLVYLDTGAMYRLVTLKALNDGILGNLEKIEEMLNNLNIDIRGNRFYLDDIDVSEEIRKPVVSGNVSDIAAIREVREKMVDLQRKLSKSKSVILDGRDIGTVVFPNADVKIFLVADAKERANRRYKELIEKGENVRIEEIYENILKRDEIDSTRKESPLKKAEDAIEVDTTSKNIEEVKNEILKIIKKKI, from the coding sequence ATGATAATTGCTATTGATGGGCCTGCTGGAAGCGGGAAAAGCACCATTGCAAAATTGATTGCAGACGATTTGGGGCTTGTTTATCTTGATACGGGGGCAATGTATAGGCTCGTTACGTTAAAGGCTTTAAATGATGGGATTTTAGGTAATTTAGAAAAAATTGAGGAAATGCTGAATAATTTGAATATTGATATTAGGGGAAATAGATTTTATCTGGATGATATTGATGTGAGTGAGGAAATTAGAAAGCCTGTTGTTTCAGGAAATGTATCTGATATTGCGGCAATACGTGAAGTACGTGAAAAAATGGTGGATTTGCAGCGAAAACTTTCAAAATCAAAAAGTGTTATTCTGGATGGACGTGATATTGGAACTGTTGTTTTTCCAAACGCAGATGTAAAAATATTTTTAGTTGCGGATGCAAAGGAAAGGGCAAATAGACGTTATAAAGAGCTTATTGAAAAAGGGGAAAATGTTAGAATTGAGGAAATTTATGAAAATATTTTAAAAAGGGATGAAATTGATTCTACAAGGAAGGAAAGTCCGCTAAAAAAAGCTGAGGATGCAATTGAAGTGGATACAACTTCTAAAAATATTGAAGAAGTAAAAAATGAAATTTTG